The Methanosphaera sp. BMS genome contains a region encoding:
- a CDS encoding DUF366 family protein, giving the protein MQYLKWNDGNKYDGSQINPSWAFREFAVKDSTIVSWVGPMDIQSDNLIDYEDVGLDIKGNKMLHFIVEHFDEQPGNLRLIYHRQRLLVMITRDILKDYSVDTTQDGDDIFIDNKKLSVSIASASISSMKIHFALNITTQGTPDDVETSALEDNMDMNELSALQDKIANEYIHFMDDIEKDITKTKVF; this is encoded by the coding sequence ATGCAGTATTTAAAATGGAATGATGGCAACAAATATGATGGAAGCCAAATAAATCCATCATGGGCTTTTAGGGAATTTGCAGTTAAAGATTCAACAATAGTCTCATGGGTTGGCCCCATGGATATTCAATCAGACAACCTTATAGACTATGAAGATGTAGGATTGGATATTAAGGGAAATAAGATGTTACACTTTATAGTAGAACACTTTGATGAACAGCCGGGTAACCTACGCCTAATATATCATAGGCAGCGATTGCTTGTTATGATAACAAGAGACATCCTAAAGGATTATTCTGTGGATACAACTCAAGACGGGGATGACATATTCATAGACAATAAGAAGTTATCCGTATCAATAGCATCGGCATCAATAAGTTCAATGAAGATACATTTTGCATTAAACATCACTACACAGGGAACACCGGATGATGTGGAAACCTCAGCACTGGAGGATAATATGGATATGAATGAATTATCTGCCTTACAGGATAAAATAGCAAATGAATACATTCATTTCATGGATGATATTGAAAAGGACATAACAAAGACAAAAGTATTTTAG
- a CDS encoding 6-carboxytetrahydropterin synthase, producing MMKINLDGIHTNLRFSAAHMVIGHQSCGKIHGHSYIVDVEIEGKRTGQFGFVIDFKVLKDITRKICKSLDHRVLIPYDSPDLNVTFEDDNSIEFTVLDCLEYKLPKQDVVLLPIESTTAESLSTYITEKIVDELEDKDTLNYIEVQVNEGIGQGASYRKYIEL from the coding sequence ATGATGAAAATAAATTTAGATGGAATACACACGAACTTACGTTTTTCAGCAGCACACATGGTAATAGGACACCAGTCCTGTGGAAAGATACATGGACACAGTTACATAGTGGATGTTGAAATAGAGGGTAAACGTACCGGACAATTCGGATTTGTAATAGACTTCAAGGTATTAAAGGACATCACACGAAAAATATGCAAATCACTCGATCATAGGGTGCTAATACCATATGACAGTCCTGATTTAAACGTAACGTTTGAGGATGACAATTCAATAGAGTTCACTGTACTTGACTGTCTGGAATATAAGCTACCAAAACAGGATGTAGTACTGCTTCCAATAGAATCCACAACTGCAGAATCTTTATCCACATACATCACCGAAAAGATCGTTGATGAACTGGAGGATAAGGACACTTTAAATTACATCGAAGTACAAGTCAATGAGGGAATAGGACAGGGTGCTTCATATCGTAAATACATAGAACTTTAA
- a CDS encoding 7-carboxy-7-deazaguanine synthase QueE has protein sequence MQGEGKFIGKRQIFIRFAGCNIDCKYCDTLESKSFDTGKSYSYEQLNDEIQSLMTEDFHSLEITGGEPLVHAEYIKEFLNTYPYPAMLETNATLPDNLLLLKDVISIVSMDIKLPEHFDDQLQWKQVYLNELESIRIMQKENMDYYLKIVVSDDTPLEVIQKILDDLTKIQSDDILLVIQPVSPMEKWTDKTHLFEISELVGKYYPVSIIPQIHKYMQID, from the coding sequence ATACAGGGAGAAGGAAAATTCATAGGTAAACGACAGATATTCATACGATTTGCAGGATGCAATATTGACTGTAAGTACTGTGATACCTTGGAGAGCAAATCCTTCGATACGGGCAAGTCTTATTCTTATGAACAGTTGAATGATGAGATTCAATCTTTAATGACCGAAGATTTCCATTCATTGGAAATAACCGGTGGAGAACCGCTTGTTCATGCGGAATATATTAAGGAATTCTTAAACACATATCCATATCCGGCAATGCTTGAGACAAATGCAACACTGCCTGATAATCTACTGCTATTGAAGGATGTAATCAGCATAGTCTCTATGGATATAAAATTACCCGAACATTTTGATGATCAATTACAGTGGAAACAGGTGTATTTAAATGAGTTGGAATCAATCAGGATTATGCAAAAAGAGAATATGGATTATTATCTTAAGATTGTCGTAAGTGATGATACGCCTTTGGAGGTTATCCAAAAAATACTTGATGACTTAACAAAAATTCAATCAGATGACATATTGCTGGTCATTCAACCTGTAAGTCCTATGGAAAAATGGACTGATAAGACACACCTGTTTGAAATATCCGAACTTGTGGGTAAGTATTATCCCGTATCAATCATTCCTCAGATTCATAAGTACATGCAAATCGATTGA
- a CDS encoding C1 family peptidase → MKKLNKSIMLFITLLICVIFLSGIVTANDSSSTFITDESSSMINENVADTSDNQMTLLNEINDNDIQTGMQSSKKDKNIKDDTKLQTVYVNSGASQSNTGEDRQNPTTLNNALNNVADGGTIYLITDSFTDTYNLTSTLSLSRYSTNINSLNIIGEENKNITISGNNNTQIFNIYSTTVNISNINFKDTQLDSSSSIYASSSTLNFINCSFANNYRKDYGASIYASYSTINLNNCKFDNNTANYGGAIYLTRSNLTVDSSEFNDNNAFSGAAIYALNSKLTVNSSTYTRNNASFGSSVYALKSNITSGNTRFINNTALYYGGAIIHLSEGKTVINNSSFISNGARYGGAVYVMQSDLNVTYSVFENNTAQSASAIYTYNNTVHIKNNCIVDNCLNNSLISMAYPKSYILDENWWGVNNPDFFKLTGGYIPDTWVLMTFKNNTSTQTDKLNLTVSINQLSGQNTLQNPIPTRKVIFSSESGEFDNEVMDISTSVTNGYSGDSTLYARIDNQYMQLNSKIIPSLLMDDYITNESSINLTITANKDISGTFNLTLNNYTSKLTAKQKTRLYYPISDLTPGEYIINLTYMGNTKYDTASVISHLVVQSKNYTQNETILPTLTKETINSTTLPSKYNLLDLDLLTPVKSQGSAGSCVSFAAVGVMESALKKLTNMTYDLSENNVKNMFKKYSILGLSGLEPNDGGYDMEPVGYMASGYGPVLENLDEYNTQSHISNIFEPLIRVQNIYFIPARNNFTDNDKIKEAIMKYGAMYTGVKLSSSLNQYNVGVNQSTHAVCIVGWDDTYSRTNFSPNAPGNGAFIIKNSWGENTGNNGYQYVSYYDSVIGNIPYVGDYNSLNFVIDCDNSYNYSNIYQYDSVVYVYTLGDTDGQYWINNSYTIQKDEVISAVGTYFIDDSEYEMKVYINNNLVTTKSAKLTQPGYQTIQLDNFYRVKKNDEVMVVIRIKQNIGDGNIYVPLHDNEYPIAYSNPKSFISYTGFQYENLKSQDTVAPIKVYTMDVAEFDTNVDVDLRSINIKTDITNLDSDAKLYYKINGEFIKDSEDNIIFTDLTANDSSVELIYYKDTLTGNNVTLDTILSYKGLNITKSLEFNPIREIRLEIDNITAYINTPISISLNVTNQDNERLTGGYVVFNDVYGNSLGQADVIDGLATITLTFDDYYDDVLSVTYFDKDNQLLTENTTSLTVKKHEVIIQMEDIVANPGETVTLTARITDEAGSNIENGKVVFKINGKTLKDVNGKVIYVKVRDGIVSTQYTIASNTTNANLTVQITYSGSNKYDSSKNESTITINPLTPELRCEDITANKSGQITLKAWINDGDNNINNGKIVFKINGKTIKDENGKVIYAKVVNGSVAVNYTLPDSMNAKNYTITAVLISSDYPRLEDTKTLTVL, encoded by the coding sequence ATGAAAAAACTAAATAAGAGCATAATGTTATTTATCACATTGTTGATATGCGTCATTTTCTTATCAGGTATTGTAACAGCAAACGACTCATCAAGTACATTCATAACGGATGAATCTTCATCAATGATTAATGAGAATGTTGCTGATACATCAGATAATCAAATGACTCTGCTAAATGAAATAAACGATAATGACATTCAGACAGGCATGCAAAGTAGTAAAAAAGATAAAAACATAAAGGATGATACAAAGCTACAAACAGTTTATGTTAATTCCGGGGCAAGCCAATCAAATACGGGTGAAGACAGACAAAATCCTACAACATTAAACAATGCCCTCAATAACGTTGCCGACGGCGGAACAATATATCTGATAACTGATTCGTTTACAGATACATACAACTTGACATCAACGTTATCTCTAAGCAGATATTCAACGAACATAAACTCATTAAACATCATCGGAGAAGAAAATAAAAACATTACAATCTCTGGTAATAACAATACACAGATATTCAATATATATTCAACAACCGTCAATATTTCAAACATTAACTTTAAAGATACGCAATTGGATTCATCCAGCAGTATATATGCAAGCAGTTCAACATTAAATTTCATAAACTGCAGTTTCGCGAATAATTATCGTAAGGATTATGGGGCAAGCATCTACGCATCATATTCCACCATCAACTTAAACAATTGTAAATTCGACAACAATACGGCTAATTACGGTGGGGCAATATATCTAACAAGATCCAATTTAACGGTTGATTCATCAGAATTCAATGATAACAATGCATTCAGTGGGGCGGCAATCTATGCATTAAATTCTAAACTAACAGTCAATTCATCAACATACACAAGAAATAATGCAAGTTTCGGATCCTCCGTATATGCTCTTAAATCCAACATCACCAGTGGTAATACAAGATTTATCAATAACACCGCACTGTATTATGGTGGAGCAATCATTCATCTTAGCGAAGGAAAAACAGTTATAAACAATTCGTCATTCATTTCAAACGGTGCCCGATACGGTGGAGCGGTTTATGTAATGCAATCCGATTTAAACGTTACCTATTCCGTATTTGAAAACAACACCGCCCAGTCGGCATCAGCCATATACACATATAACAATACGGTTCATATTAAAAATAACTGTATTGTAGACAACTGTTTAAACAATTCATTAATATCAATGGCATATCCGAAAAGTTACATCCTTGATGAGAACTGGTGGGGAGTGAATAATCCGGATTTCTTTAAATTAACGGGAGGTTATATCCCAGATACATGGGTATTGATGACATTTAAAAATAATACGTCAACACAAACGGATAAACTAAATCTAACGGTATCCATCAATCAATTATCCGGTCAAAACACTCTTCAAAATCCAATACCAACAAGAAAAGTGATATTTTCCTCAGAAAGCGGTGAATTTGATAATGAAGTGATGGATATATCAACAAGCGTAACTAATGGATATTCCGGTGATTCAACGCTTTATGCAAGAATAGATAATCAGTATATGCAATTAAACAGTAAAATAATCCCATCCCTTCTAATGGATGATTACATTACAAACGAAAGCAGCATTAACCTTACAATAACTGCCAATAAGGACATATCAGGTACGTTTAACTTAACATTAAACAACTATACCTCAAAGTTGACTGCCAAACAAAAAACAAGATTGTACTATCCAATATCCGACTTAACTCCGGGAGAATACATCATCAACTTAACGTATATGGGAAATACGAAGTATGATACTGCAAGTGTAATCTCTCATTTGGTGGTTCAATCAAAGAATTACACTCAAAATGAAACAATACTTCCAACATTAACTAAAGAGACAATTAACTCCACAACATTGCCATCCAAATATAATCTTTTGGACTTGGATTTACTTACTCCTGTAAAGTCACAGGGATCAGCGGGTAGCTGTGTATCATTTGCAGCAGTTGGAGTAATGGAATCGGCCTTAAAGAAATTAACCAATATGACCTATGATTTATCTGAAAACAATGTAAAAAACATGTTTAAGAAATATTCAATTCTGGGCTTATCCGGTTTGGAGCCCAATGATGGAGGATATGACATGGAACCCGTTGGTTATATGGCCAGTGGATATGGTCCTGTACTGGAAAATCTGGATGAATACAACACACAATCCCACATCTCCAACATATTCGAACCGCTAATCAGGGTACAGAATATATATTTCATACCTGCACGTAATAATTTCACGGACAACGATAAAATCAAGGAAGCTATAATGAAATACGGTGCCATGTATACCGGTGTAAAATTAAGTAGTTCATTAAACCAGTATAATGTCGGCGTTAATCAATCAACACATGCCGTTTGTATTGTAGGATGGGATGATACGTACAGCAGAACTAATTTCTCACCTAATGCTCCTGGAAATGGTGCATTCATTATAAAAAATTCATGGGGAGAAAATACTGGAAATAACGGTTATCAATATGTTTCATATTATGATAGTGTAATAGGCAACATCCCATATGTCGGTGATTATAACTCATTAAACTTTGTAATAGACTGTGACAACAGTTATAATTACTCCAACATCTATCAATACGACAGTGTGGTTTACGTCTATACATTAGGGGATACCGATGGTCAATACTGGATAAACAACTCATATACCATCCAAAAAGATGAGGTAATATCTGCCGTCGGAACATACTTTATTGATGATTCGGAATATGAAATGAAAGTCTATATAAACAATAACCTCGTTACAACAAAATCCGCTAAGTTAACCCAGCCTGGTTATCAAACAATACAACTGGATAACTTCTATCGTGTAAAGAAAAATGATGAGGTAATGGTGGTCATCCGCATTAAGCAAAACATCGGGGATGGTAACATTTATGTGCCGTTACATGATAATGAATATCCAATAGCCTACTCTAATCCCAAATCATTCATAAGTTATACGGGATTTCAGTATGAAAACTTAAAAAGTCAGGATACGGTAGCACCTATAAAGGTATACACCATGGATGTGGCGGAATTTGACACAAACGTAGATGTGGATTTAAGAAGCATCAATATAAAAACTGATATAACCAATTTGGATTCTGATGCAAAACTGTACTATAAAATAAACGGGGAATTTATTAAGGATTCTGAGGATAACATAATATTCACGGATTTGACGGCAAATGACTCAAGCGTTGAATTAATCTATTACAAGGACACCCTAACCGGAAACAATGTTACATTGGATACCATATTATCATATAAGGGATTGAACATTACAAAATCATTGGAATTCAATCCAATTAGGGAAATACGATTGGAAATTGATAATATAACTGCATATATCAACACCCCTATATCAATATCACTTAATGTTACCAATCAGGACAATGAAAGATTAACAGGTGGATATGTGGTATTTAATGATGTGTATGGTAATAGCCTGGGTCAAGCAGATGTAATTGATGGACTGGCCACAATCACGCTTACATTCGATGATTATTATGATGATGTGCTAAGCGTAACCTACTTTGATAAGGATAATCAACTGCTAACAGAAAACACAACCTCATTAACGGTTAAAAAGCATGAAGTCATAATTCAAATGGAGGATATCGTTGCAAATCCGGGGGAAACCGTGACGTTGACTGCTAGGATAACTGATGAAGCAGGTTCCAACATTGAAAACGGTAAGGTGGTCTTCAAAATTAATGGTAAAACACTAAAAGATGTTAATGGCAAGGTAATCTATGTAAAAGTGAGGGATGGAATAGTATCAACTCAATATACTATAGCAAGTAATACTACAAACGCTAATTTAACTGTTCAGATAACATACTCCGGTTCAAACAAATACGATTCATCTAAAAATGAATCTACCATAACAATCAATCCATTAACGCCGGAACTTAGATGTGAGGATATCACTGCCAACAAATCCGGTCAGATAACATTGAAGGCTTGGATAAATGACGGTGACAATAACATAAACAATGGAAAGATAGTATTCAAAATCAATGGTAAAACGATAAAGGATGAAAACGGTAAGGTGATATATGCCAAAGTAGTAAACGGAAGTGTCGCCGTTAACTATACCCTACCTGATTCCATGAATGCCAAAAACTATACAATTACGGCGGTTTTAATATCCTCGGACTATCCAAGACTGGAAGATACTAAGACATTGACCGTACTTTAG
- a CDS encoding cyclic nucleotide-binding/CBS domain-containing protein, with amino-acid sequence MDVDMKDSIGIKDAMTYNVITATSNTTVSEIAKIMTENDISSVVILDDEVVGIVTSSSIISKVVSKNIAPKDITADMIMTDYISIGLNASLIEASSIMLKNNSKLVLVMEDKQLKGIVSQTDVVRVSPELIELFVEQSSIDESTYSDDVNYKINYDENLDEGVCEKCGVYDQLEEVDGQFLCSGCIDESDED; translated from the coding sequence ATGGATGTAGATATGAAGGATAGCATTGGAATAAAGGATGCTATGACCTATAATGTCATTACAGCTACTAGTAACACCACGGTTTCTGAAATAGCAAAAATAATGACTGAAAATGATATAAGTTCGGTGGTTATACTAGATGATGAAGTTGTAGGAATAGTGACTAGTAGCAGTATAATCTCTAAGGTCGTATCAAAAAATATTGCACCAAAGGATATTACGGCCGATATGATAATGACGGATTATATTAGTATTGGATTAAATGCTTCCTTAATTGAAGCTTCATCAATAATGTTAAAAAACAATTCTAAACTAGTATTGGTGATGGAAGATAAACAATTAAAGGGTATCGTTTCACAAACCGATGTAGTTAGAGTTTCACCCGAATTAATTGAATTATTTGTCGAACAAAGCAGTATTGACGAAAGCACTTATTCAGATGATGTTAACTATAAAATAAACTATGACGAAAACTTGGATGAGGGTGTATGTGAAAAATGTGGAGTCTATGATCAACTAGAAGAGGTTGACGGTCAGTTTTTATGTTCTGGTTGTATAGATGAATCAGATGAAGACTAA
- a CDS encoding CBS domain-containing protein yields MRNKLINKINTIGNPANLQITKKADTDGDIMEIAFKDVVTASQSASIIEIANLMSKKDFRRVPITDPGSGKLIGIVTTMDILDFFGGGKKYNLITQKHQGNFLSAINAPIKEIMTTGVKTMTNKDTIVDAATLMLEEDIGGFPVVNSENKIVGMVTEGDIVDKLHKLISNVEVQEVMATKLITTTPGTPIEGIAKIMVRNSLRRVPIVGEDANSQSKEEKLLGFVTASDILKYIGEHKLFAKLFSNEGEDVVNTTVDELMVTDLITVSKYDKLGTVATLMMENNIRGVPVVDDDKNTLIGIITIRDLLKSIIE; encoded by the coding sequence ATGCGAAATAAATTAATCAATAAAATAAACACAATCGGAAATCCAGCAAACTTACAAATAACTAAAAAAGCAGACACTGATGGAGATATTATGGAAATAGCTTTTAAAGATGTTGTAACAGCATCTCAAAGTGCATCCATAATCGAAATAGCAAACTTAATGAGTAAAAAAGACTTCAGAAGAGTACCAATAACAGATCCTGGTAGTGGAAAACTAATTGGAATAGTAACGACAATGGATATTCTTGACTTCTTCGGAGGAGGAAAAAAATACAATTTAATAACACAAAAACATCAAGGTAACTTCTTATCCGCTATTAACGCACCAATTAAGGAAATAATGACAACCGGCGTAAAAACAATGACCAACAAAGACACCATAGTTGACGCCGCCACATTAATGTTAGAAGAGGATATCGGTGGATTCCCAGTAGTAAATTCAGAAAACAAAATTGTTGGAATGGTAACTGAAGGAGATATTGTAGATAAACTACATAAATTAATATCAAATGTTGAAGTCCAGGAAGTAATGGCTACAAAATTAATAACAACAACACCAGGTACACCTATTGAAGGTATCGCCAAGATTATGGTAAGAAACTCATTAAGAAGGGTACCTATTGTAGGTGAAGATGCAAATTCACAATCCAAAGAGGAAAAATTATTAGGATTCGTAACAGCATCAGACATACTAAAATACATAGGAGAACACAAGTTATTCGCTAAACTATTCTCCAATGAAGGTGAAGACGTAGTAAATACAACAGTAGACGAATTGATGGTAACCGATTTAATAACAGTATCAAAATATGACAAATTAGGAACAGTTGCAACTTTAATGATGGAAAACAATATACGTGGAGTACCAGTAGTTGATGATGATAAAAATACATTAATCGGTATAATAACAATTAGGGATTTATTAAAATCAATTATTGAATAA
- a CDS encoding CBS domain-containing protein, producing the protein MTIDKIMAKDIVTVRKDQTVLDAVKLMSKHKISRLPAVSAKTGELVGIVTDVDIATKTSSSKYESLPLSHIRISTIMTHDVITAKTSDSKLSVLKTMVDNHIGGVPIMDEDKIVGMVTKTDFLKDLDKQPYNEVAIKEIMTKRVVTVSPDDRYVHARRLMLDHGIRRLVVVNAGVIIGILTVKDLAKTIIDFKKRVPEKYQHSQIRNLFVQEIMSQTIETADQNDTISDVAKVMVEKEFSGMPIADEKNKVHGIVSKSDILKYIYNYSRKRGNY; encoded by the coding sequence ATGACAATAGATAAAATAATGGCAAAAGATATTGTAACAGTACGCAAAGATCAAACAGTATTAGATGCAGTAAAACTCATGAGTAAACATAAAATTTCCAGATTGCCTGCAGTTTCAGCCAAAACCGGAGAATTGGTAGGTATAGTTACTGATGTAGACATTGCAACTAAAACATCATCATCAAAATATGAATCTTTACCATTATCACACATAAGGATTTCTACAATAATGACGCACGATGTCATCACAGCAAAAACATCCGATTCTAAATTGTCAGTTCTTAAAACAATGGTAGATAATCATATTGGTGGAGTACCAATCATGGATGAAGATAAAATTGTTGGTATGGTGACAAAAACAGACTTCTTAAAAGACTTAGACAAACAACCATATAATGAAGTAGCAATTAAGGAAATTATGACAAAAAGGGTCGTAACTGTAAGTCCTGACGATAGATATGTCCACGCTAGAAGATTAATGTTGGACCACGGTATAAGACGTTTGGTTGTAGTAAATGCCGGAGTTATTATAGGTATTTTAACAGTTAAAGATTTAGCTAAAACTATCATTGACTTTAAAAAACGTGTACCGGAAAAATATCAGCATTCACAGATAAGAAACTTATTTGTACAGGAAATCATGTCCCAGACTATTGAAACAGCAGACCAAAACGACACAATATCTGACGTAGCTAAAGTAATGGTTGAAAAAGAATTTAGTGGAATGCCAATAGCCGATGAGAAAAATAAGGTACATGGTATAGTATCTAAATCAGATATACTTAAATATATATACAATTATAGTAGAAAACGTGGAAATTACTAA
- the pheA gene encoding prephenate dehydratase, translating to MINNKQVGYLGPEGTFSNEATIKITGSKDNLLAFDNIISIFEALTNDEIDEAVVPIENSTEGSVMVTLDALMHYNLKIKGEFLLPIHHYLLVQKGVTIDDVKLICSHPQAIAQCRIYIHKTSKQVRATSSTADAARYVCELSNAAVIGNKMLSQKYNLEILDEQIQDYDNNVTRFALISHEDDLQITSNDKTSIIISLHGDKPGGLYEVLSIFARDSINLTKIESRPSKRGMGKYLFFIDMEGHRNESKIANALQDVRRKVDFFKILGSYHQITVGGN from the coding sequence ATGATTAATAATAAACAAGTTGGTTATCTTGGTCCCGAGGGGACATTTTCCAATGAGGCAACTATAAAAATAACCGGTTCAAAAGACAACTTATTGGCTTTTGACAATATTATCAGCATCTTCGAAGCATTGACTAATGATGAAATCGATGAAGCAGTAGTTCCAATTGAAAATTCAACCGAAGGATCGGTGATGGTCACATTAGATGCACTTATGCATTATAATCTTAAGATAAAGGGTGAATTCTTACTTCCCATACATCATTATCTATTGGTACAAAAGGGAGTGACAATCGATGACGTTAAACTCATCTGTTCACATCCGCAAGCCATAGCACAGTGCAGGATATACATACATAAAACCAGTAAACAAGTTCGTGCAACATCAAGTACGGCCGATGCTGCAAGATATGTATGTGAATTATCAAATGCCGCCGTTATAGGAAATAAAATGCTATCCCAGAAATATAATCTTGAGATATTGGATGAACAAATACAGGATTATGACAATAATGTTACTAGATTCGCATTAATATCTCATGAAGATGACCTGCAGATAACCTCAAATGATAAGACATCAATTATCATCTCGTTGCATGGTGATAAACCAGGGGGATTATATGAGGTTTTATCAATATTTGCCAGGGATTCTATTAATCTTACGAAAATAGAGTCCCGACCATCCAAAAGGGGAATGGGCAAATACTTGTTTTTTATTGACATGGAAGGTCATAGAAATGAATCCAAGATTGCCAATGCATTGCAGGACGTTAGAAGGAAGGTTGACTTCTTCAAGATATTGGGTTCATATCATCAAATAACAGTTGGGGGGAATTAA
- a CDS encoding PsbP-related protein, which yields MNNKKLLLISLLVIVGMSGCMVVSAANFEQNGVRFEYPDDWNQVKSVAEGTIAAIAYSKDSSISILVQQVPSEYGSTLEEAYAENNKRLAMMPGYTNIQENKTTLKNKNLTLHRYIVSDQNGLQKEHIASWTKMSDGKMYVILYSAPVENYEQYKGAYDDVVSSFVLESDPKESIIDQVTNLFK from the coding sequence ATGAATAATAAAAAGTTATTATTAATTTCATTATTGGTTATTGTAGGCATGTCAGGGTGCATGGTTGTAAGTGCCGCCAACTTTGAACAGAATGGTGTAAGATTTGAATATCCTGATGATTGGAATCAAGTAAAAAGTGTGGCTGAAGGTACAATTGCTGCCATAGCATATTCTAAGGATAGTAGTATATCGATACTTGTTCAACAGGTACCTTCAGAGTATGGTTCTACATTAGAAGAGGCATATGCGGAAAACAATAAAAGATTGGCGATGATGCCGGGATATACAAACATACAGGAAAATAAGACAACATTAAAAAACAAGAATCTAACCCTTCACAGATACATAGTAAGTGATCAGAATGGATTACAGAAAGAACACATTGCCTCATGGACAAAAATGAGTGACGGTAAGATGTATGTGATATTATATTCGGCTCCGGTTGAAAATTATGAACAATATAAGGGGGCCTATGATGATGTGGTATCATCATTTGTATTAGAAAGTGATCCTAAAGAGTCCATCATTGATCAGGTAACCAACTTATTTAAATAG